A single region of the Nocardioides aquaticus genome encodes:
- a CDS encoding ABC transporter permease, whose product MSAGTTERPEVVAPTDEHEGTGGGPQAAATGRIFVLRDLALPIVIAAVLAALYFYVQDRDLDNIEVNILDTQSLVDATIAHVYISFTIAVLVVLIAVPLGILVTRPRTRRLAPLVLGLANIGQAAPSLGLLALVGIYYTGFWAVVAILTAYAILSVLRNTIAGLQQVDRGVLDAAKGMGMSPAAVLLKVELPLAVPIIGAGARTALILAVATVPLGAFLNAGGLGSPLIAGIKTDRAVATLAIAVIIACLALTLDWAAGILQRWATPRGIR is encoded by the coding sequence GTGAGCGCCGGCACCACCGAGCGCCCCGAGGTGGTGGCGCCGACCGACGAGCACGAGGGCACCGGCGGCGGACCCCAGGCGGCGGCGACCGGGCGCATCTTCGTGCTGCGCGACCTCGCCCTGCCGATCGTCATCGCGGCGGTGCTCGCGGCGCTGTACTTCTACGTGCAGGACCGCGACCTCGACAACATCGAGGTCAACATCCTGGACACGCAGTCGCTGGTGGACGCGACGATCGCGCACGTCTACATCAGCTTCACCATCGCGGTGCTGGTGGTCCTGATCGCGGTCCCGCTCGGCATCCTGGTCACCCGACCCCGTACGCGGCGGCTGGCGCCCCTGGTGCTGGGACTGGCGAACATCGGCCAGGCCGCCCCGAGCCTCGGTCTGCTCGCGCTGGTCGGGATCTACTACACCGGCTTCTGGGCCGTGGTCGCGATCCTCACCGCCTACGCGATCCTCTCGGTGCTGCGCAACACCATCGCCGGCCTCCAGCAGGTCGACCGTGGGGTCCTCGACGCCGCGAAGGGGATGGGGATGTCCCCGGCCGCCGTGCTGCTCAAGGTGGAGCTGCCACTCGCGGTGCCCATCATCGGTGCCGGCGCGCGCACGGCGCTGATCCTCGCGGTCGCCACCGTGCCGCTGGGGGCGTTCCTCAACGCCGGCGGTCTCGGGTCGCCCCTGATCGCCGGGATCAAGACCGACCGGGCCGTGGCGACGCTGGCCATCGCCGTGATCATCGCCTGCCTGGCGCTCACCCTCGACTGGGCCGCGGGCATCCTGCAGCGCTGGGCCACCCCGCGCGGCATCCGCTGA
- a CDS encoding sulfatase-like hydrolase/transferase, with the protein MLPSSRRATLRGGPTLTALLGAGLTLVVLALVAGLLATPAGSEGRRGDRPGDRPGERSGERSGDRRAAPAPRQLEERPNVVVVVMDDVSVDLVPTMARLGGLARQGATYGDAHVVNTLCCPSRAATFTGQPPHLNGVMTNTSGGPLGAKGGWRAFRENGGPKRSYNVALQDAGYRTGFVGKYLNEYEPGQPEGPRSPVRTPPPTVPGWTDFEAFSGGAYDGWDYARTVTGADGDLALRAEPAPPATAPARVKDRAYAGTVIADRALSLARSYERSDEPYLLHVAPYAAHARTGDPAYPRDPVFPAAFRDRPGVRSTQGDCGARACGRLSVRDLPGYGDDPRDNRPVRLRGGEPVTTAGWRPDRVTLSRADALKRYRDRARMVQSVDRMIGRLMRVVGPDTYVLITSDNGFHLGQHGLDGGRARRTSPTPGCRWSWWAPASSRAVAARPPRTWTSPRRSSSWPG; encoded by the coding sequence ATGCTCCCGTCGTCCCGACGGGCCACCCTGCGGGGTGGCCCGACCCTCACCGCACTCCTCGGGGCCGGGCTGACGCTCGTGGTGCTGGCGCTGGTCGCCGGCCTGCTGGCCACGCCCGCCGGGTCCGAGGGACGCCGCGGCGACCGGCCCGGTGACCGGCCCGGTGAGCGGTCCGGTGAGCGGTCCGGGGACCGACGCGCCGCCCCGGCGCCCCGGCAGCTGGAGGAGCGCCCCAACGTCGTGGTGGTGGTGATGGACGACGTCTCCGTGGACCTGGTGCCCACGATGGCCCGGCTCGGCGGCCTGGCCCGCCAGGGCGCGACCTACGGCGACGCCCACGTCGTGAACACGCTGTGCTGCCCGTCCCGCGCGGCCACCTTCACCGGCCAGCCGCCGCACCTCAACGGGGTCATGACCAACACCTCCGGCGGTCCGTTGGGCGCCAAGGGCGGCTGGCGGGCGTTCCGCGAGAACGGCGGTCCGAAGCGCTCCTACAACGTCGCCCTGCAGGACGCGGGCTACCGCACGGGCTTCGTGGGCAAGTACCTGAACGAGTACGAGCCCGGGCAGCCGGAGGGGCCCAGGAGCCCGGTCCGCACCCCACCGCCGACCGTGCCCGGCTGGACCGACTTCGAGGCCTTCTCGGGCGGCGCCTACGACGGCTGGGACTACGCCCGCACCGTGACGGGCGCCGACGGGGACCTGGCGCTGCGCGCGGAGCCCGCCCCGCCCGCCACGGCCCCGGCCCGCGTCAAGGACCGCGCGTACGCCGGCACCGTGATCGCCGACCGGGCCCTCTCCCTCGCCCGGTCCTACGAGCGCAGCGACGAGCCGTACCTCCTGCACGTCGCGCCGTACGCCGCCCACGCCCGGACCGGCGACCCCGCCTATCCCCGGGACCCGGTCTTCCCGGCCGCGTTCCGCGACCGTCCGGGGGTGCGCAGCACGCAGGGCGACTGCGGTGCCCGCGCCTGCGGCCGGCTGTCGGTGCGCGACCTGCCCGGCTACGGCGACGACCCCCGCGACAACCGCCCCGTCCGGCTTCGTGGCGGCGAGCCGGTCACCACCGCGGGCTGGCGGCCCGACCGGGTGACCCTGTCCCGCGCCGACGCCCTGAAGCGCTACCGCGACCGGGCCCGGATGGTGCAGTCCGTCGACCGGATGATCGGCCGGCTGATGAGGGTCGTCGGGCCCGACACCTACGTGCTGATCACCTCCGACAACGGCTTCCACCTGGGCCAGCACGGCCTGGACGGGGGAAGGGCACGCCGTACGAGTCCGACACCCGGGTGCCGCTGGTCGTGGTGGGCCCCGGCGTCGAGCCGGGCCGTCGCGGCCAGGCCACCACGAACCTGGACCTCGCCCCGACGATCGAGCAGCTGGCCGGGCTGA
- a CDS encoding ABC transporter ATP-binding protein produces the protein MAGINMRHIVKKYGDGFPAVNDVSIDVADGEFMILVGPSGCGKSTLLRMIVGLEDISGGDMIIGDRKVNDLAPRDRNLAMVFQNYALYPHLTVFENIAFPLRLAGASDSEVNTKVREASKTLELDEHLDRKPGNLSGGQRQRVAMGRAIVRDADAFLFDEPLSNLDAKLRGQMRTEISRLQKRLGITTVYVTHDQTEAMTLGDRVAVLKRGVLQQLASPRQLYANPGNLFVAGFIGSPPMNFLPATVRGGQVELPFGTVSIPAEKVRDVPEDKLLIAGIRPEHFEDASVVDDDKRGKGSVFTAQIDVTEWLGNQAYAYIPFEADETVKAQLTQLERDLDGDTMRNQLVVSLDSTSRISEGDQAEIWVDTRQMHLFDPETGDNLTIDLANAGEIPAKNDPEASARAEKAAAEAH, from the coding sequence ATGGCCGGCATCAACATGCGCCACATCGTCAAGAAGTACGGCGACGGGTTCCCCGCCGTCAACGACGTCTCCATCGACGTGGCCGACGGCGAGTTCATGATCCTCGTCGGCCCCTCGGGCTGCGGGAAGTCCACGCTGCTGCGGATGATCGTCGGGCTGGAGGACATCAGCGGTGGCGACATGATCATCGGGGACCGCAAGGTCAACGACCTCGCGCCCCGCGACCGCAACCTGGCGATGGTCTTCCAGAACTACGCGCTCTACCCGCACCTCACGGTGTTCGAGAACATCGCCTTCCCGCTCCGCCTGGCCGGCGCCTCGGACAGCGAGGTCAACACGAAGGTGCGCGAGGCCTCGAAGACCCTCGAGCTCGACGAGCACCTCGACCGCAAGCCCGGCAACCTGTCGGGCGGCCAGCGCCAGCGGGTGGCGATGGGGCGTGCGATCGTGCGCGACGCCGACGCGTTCCTCTTCGACGAGCCGCTGTCGAACCTCGACGCCAAGCTGCGCGGGCAGATGCGCACCGAGATCTCGCGGCTGCAGAAGCGGCTCGGGATCACCACGGTCTACGTCACCCACGACCAGACCGAGGCAATGACCCTGGGCGACCGGGTGGCCGTGCTCAAGCGGGGAGTCCTCCAGCAGCTGGCCTCGCCGCGGCAGCTCTACGCGAACCCGGGCAACCTCTTCGTCGCCGGCTTCATCGGCTCACCGCCGATGAACTTCCTGCCGGCCACGGTGCGTGGCGGTCAGGTCGAGCTGCCCTTCGGGACGGTGTCGATCCCGGCCGAGAAGGTGCGCGACGTGCCCGAGGACAAGCTGCTCATCGCCGGCATCCGCCCCGAGCACTTCGAGGACGCCTCCGTCGTCGACGACGACAAGCGCGGCAAGGGGTCGGTCTTCACCGCGCAGATCGACGTCACCGAGTGGCTGGGCAACCAGGCGTACGCCTACATCCCCTTCGAGGCCGACGAGACCGTCAAGGCGCAGCTCACCCAGCTCGAGCGCGACCTCGACGGCGACACCATGCGCAACCAGCTCGTGGTCTCGCTCGACAGCACCAGCAGGATCAGCGAGGGCGACCAGGCCGAGATCTGGGTCGACACCCGCCAGATGCACCTCTTCGACCCGGAGACCGGCGACAACCTCACCATCGACCTCGCCAACGCCGGCGAGATCCCGGCGAAGAACGACCCGGAGGCCAGCGCCCGGGCCGAGAAGGCCGCGGCCGAGGCTCACTGA
- a CDS encoding DUF1707 SHOCT-like domain-containing protein, which produces MDADRTPAEPSRMRIGDADRQRVAEVLREAAGEGRIGLDELEERLEATWTATVYADLVPIVVDLPGGLAAAGTSAPAPRAAGSWDAGGAAVRHDTSLAVMSGQNRRGVWEVGETHTALSLMGGVVLDLREAVLSARETTIHAYAVMGGVEVFVNAGTRVSVEGFGVMGGFEQQRDKVEPVLGPDSPLVRVKGLALMGGVTVVRKPMPGEKARRPRLLGG; this is translated from the coding sequence ATGGACGCCGACCGCACGCCCGCAGAGCCGTCGAGGATGCGGATCGGCGACGCCGACCGCCAGCGCGTGGCCGAGGTGCTGCGCGAGGCCGCCGGCGAGGGCAGGATCGGCCTCGACGAGCTCGAGGAGCGGCTCGAGGCCACCTGGACCGCGACGGTCTACGCCGACCTGGTCCCGATCGTGGTCGACCTCCCCGGCGGTCTCGCCGCGGCCGGCACGTCCGCGCCGGCCCCCCGGGCGGCGGGGTCGTGGGACGCGGGTGGCGCCGCGGTGCGCCACGACACCAGCCTCGCGGTGATGAGCGGCCAGAACCGTCGCGGGGTGTGGGAGGTGGGTGAGACCCACACCGCGCTGTCGCTGATGGGGGGCGTCGTGCTCGACCTGCGCGAGGCCGTGCTGAGCGCCCGCGAGACCACGATCCACGCCTACGCGGTGATGGGCGGCGTGGAGGTGTTCGTCAACGCCGGGACCCGGGTCTCGGTCGAGGGGTTCGGCGTGATGGGCGGCTTCGAGCAGCAGCGGGACAAGGTGGAGCCGGTGCTGGGCCCGGACTCGCCGCTGGTACGGGTCAAGGGGCTGGCGCTGATGGGCGGCGTCACCGTCGTCCGCAAGCCGATGCCGGGGGAGAAGGCCAGGCGCCCCCGGCTGCTCGGCGGCTGA
- a CDS encoding glycine betaine ABC transporter substrate-binding protein translates to MTIHLTSRGSRRVLAGLGAAALATTLAGCGLDEGSSVGNSVAGGGECGGLTAAGDVDPEGLDGVEVISGSKDFDEQLVLGQLTADYLCLWGADTTADLNTQGSTAAREKIIRGDNNIMWEYTGTGWINYLGNDKPIFDPVEQYEAVKEADLANDVYWGPLSPFNNTYAFAVTEDFASETGVATHSDMAAYIEENPDASVCVESEFANRPDGYPGFKEAYGITGGDEQSLGTGVIYTQTGQGNCDFGEIFTTDGRIAANDLVVLEDDKSFFPLYNGVPVTSVEYNDANPEVMEALAPLADSLTTEVMQDLNTRISAEGQSPETISSDYLVEAGFATESE, encoded by the coding sequence ATGACCATCCACCTGACCTCCCGCGGCTCGCGCCGCGTCCTGGCGGGGCTCGGCGCGGCCGCGCTGGCCACCACCCTGGCCGGCTGCGGCCTCGACGAGGGCTCGTCGGTCGGCAACTCCGTCGCCGGCGGCGGCGAGTGCGGCGGCCTGACCGCGGCCGGCGACGTCGACCCCGAGGGCCTCGACGGGGTCGAGGTCATCAGCGGGTCGAAGGACTTCGACGAGCAGCTCGTCCTGGGCCAGCTCACCGCGGACTACCTGTGCCTGTGGGGCGCGGACACCACGGCCGACCTGAACACCCAGGGCTCCACCGCGGCGCGCGAGAAGATCATCCGCGGCGACAACAACATCATGTGGGAGTACACCGGCACGGGGTGGATCAACTACCTCGGCAACGACAAGCCGATCTTCGACCCCGTCGAGCAGTACGAGGCCGTCAAGGAGGCCGACCTGGCCAACGACGTCTACTGGGGCCCGCTGTCGCCGTTCAACAACACCTACGCCTTCGCGGTGACCGAGGACTTCGCCTCCGAGACCGGCGTGGCGACCCACTCCGACATGGCGGCCTACATCGAGGAGAACCCCGACGCCTCCGTCTGCGTGGAGTCCGAGTTCGCCAACCGCCCCGACGGCTACCCCGGCTTCAAGGAGGCCTACGGGATCACCGGGGGCGACGAGCAGAGCCTGGGCACCGGCGTCATCTACACCCAGACGGGCCAGGGCAACTGCGACTTCGGCGAGATCTTCACCACCGACGGCCGGATCGCCGCCAACGACCTGGTGGTGCTCGAGGACGACAAGTCGTTCTTCCCGCTCTACAACGGCGTCCCGGTGACGTCGGTCGAGTACAACGACGCCAACCCCGAGGTCATGGAGGCGCTCGCCCCGCTGGCCGACTCGCTGACCACCGAGGTCATGCAGGACCTGAACACCCGGATCTCCGCCGAGGGCCAGTCGCCCGAGACCATCTCGAGCGACTACCTCGTCGAGGCCGGCTTCGCGACCGAGAGCGAGTGA
- a CDS encoding ABC transporter ATP-binding protein, which translates to MPEQTLDKPATAGGSSDEPTRGVPISLKKLTKRYPGTDKAAVDAVDMEIPAGEIVVFVGPSGCGKTTTMRMINRMIAPSDGVIEIDGRDVASLNDTTLRRQIGYVIQQIGLIPHLTIAANVALVPKLLKWDKKRIEARVDEMLTVVGLDPEQYRDRYPRQLSGGQQQRVGVARALAADPPIMLMDEPFGAVDPITRGRLQDEFRNLQKTLKKTIVFVTHDFDEALKLGDRIAVLREGSQIAQYDTPEAILANPADDFVAGFIGEGAALKRLHFEQVSSLEMDRADGGATDTSVAPGDSLYHALDLMVGRGLSNIPVVDGGQTRGSVSVQAILARVGRAGHGAGAPT; encoded by the coding sequence CCCGCCACCGCCGGAGGCTCCTCCGACGAGCCCACCCGCGGGGTACCCATCTCGCTGAAGAAGCTCACCAAGCGCTATCCCGGCACCGACAAGGCCGCGGTCGACGCGGTCGACATGGAGATCCCCGCCGGGGAGATCGTGGTGTTCGTCGGGCCCTCGGGCTGCGGCAAGACCACCACCATGCGGATGATCAACCGGATGATCGCGCCCAGCGACGGGGTGATCGAGATCGACGGCCGCGACGTGGCCTCGCTCAACGACACGACCCTGCGCCGCCAGATCGGCTACGTCATCCAGCAGATCGGCCTGATCCCGCACCTCACCATCGCCGCGAACGTGGCCCTGGTGCCGAAGCTGCTCAAGTGGGACAAGAAGCGGATCGAGGCCCGGGTCGACGAGATGCTGACCGTCGTCGGCCTCGACCCCGAGCAGTACCGCGACCGCTACCCCCGCCAGCTCTCCGGTGGGCAGCAGCAGCGCGTGGGCGTGGCCCGGGCGCTCGCGGCCGACCCGCCGATCATGCTGATGGACGAGCCGTTCGGTGCGGTCGACCCGATCACCCGCGGGCGGCTGCAGGACGAGTTCCGCAACCTGCAGAAGACGCTCAAGAAGACCATCGTCTTCGTGACGCACGACTTCGACGAGGCGCTCAAGCTGGGCGACCGGATCGCGGTGCTGCGCGAGGGCTCGCAGATCGCGCAGTACGACACCCCCGAGGCCATCCTGGCCAACCCGGCCGACGACTTCGTGGCCGGGTTCATCGGCGAGGGCGCGGCGCTCAAGCGGCTGCACTTCGAGCAGGTCTCCAGCCTCGAGATGGACCGTGCCGACGGGGGCGCCACCGACACCTCGGTCGCGCCGGGCGACAGCCTCTACCACGCGCTGGACCTGATGGTGGGCAGGGGCCTGTCGAACATCCCGGTGGTCGATGGCGGCCAGACCCGTGGCTCGGTGTCGGTGCAGGCGATCCTGGCCCGGGTCGGTCGCGCCGGCCACGGCGCGGGGGCCCCGACGTGA